A window of the Helianthus annuus cultivar XRQ/B chromosome 4, HanXRQr2.0-SUNRISE, whole genome shotgun sequence genome harbors these coding sequences:
- the LOC110891922 gene encoding uncharacterized protein LOC110891922: protein MVFVALGAAIRSFMFNLRPVVIIDAAHLKGEFKGTLFLAVAMDGNNQILPIAYGIGKSEDGESWTWFLSKLRECVGEIADMAIISDRANSIHVGVRNVFPRVYHELCCRHLMMNLHLPSFKKRIRGTMVEDM from the exons ATGGTTTTTGTTGCGTTAGGTGCTGCG ATTCGTAGCTTTATGTTTAATCTAAGACCGGTCGTTATCATTGATGCGGCACACCTAAAGGGTGAATTTAAAGGGACGTTGTTTTTAGCAGTGGCCATGGATGGAAATAATCAGATTTTACCAATTGCTTATGGCATAGGAAAATCAGAGGATGGTGAATCTTGGACATGGTTTCTCTCAAAGCTTAGAGAGTGTGTTGGTGAAATAGCAGATATGGCGATCATTTCGGATAGGGCGAATTCTATACATGTAGGTGTTAGAAACGTGTTTCCACGTGTTTACCACGAGTTGTGTTGTCGTCATTTGATGATGAATTTACATTTGCCGTCATTTAAAAAAAGAATACGAGGCACTATGGTGGAAGACATGTAA